One Dioscorea cayenensis subsp. rotundata cultivar TDr96_F1 chromosome 15, TDr96_F1_v2_PseudoChromosome.rev07_lg8_w22 25.fasta, whole genome shotgun sequence genomic region harbors:
- the LOC120278106 gene encoding LOW QUALITY PROTEIN: uncharacterized protein YtfP (The sequence of the model RefSeq protein was modified relative to this genomic sequence to represent the inferred CDS: deleted 1 base in 1 codon): MTSCGLAALVLRFGAVHTRIITRELCLRSQKRFKSSSSSVVCGVQQVSEQLLVVVGGGAAGIYASIRAKKVAPHLRVLVIEKGKPLSKVKISGGGRCNVTNGNFLDKIVLSENYPRGHKELRGSFFDVHGPQDTICWFSDKGVELKTEPDGRVFPVSNSSATIVDCLLQEARKRGVILQIGKVVSDASCKNDGKFVLKVEKRTIDFVEYIEANYVLIATGSSQQGHKLAALLGHSLVDPVPSLFTFKINDADLASLSGVTFSKVKAKLKLDNVQKNIPHLTQVGPMLVTHWGLSGPVILRLSAWGARHLFLSSYTGMLFVDFTPDIHIEDVKRILFQHKDRFLKQKAGNSFPSEFDLVKRFWKFLLELESIDGDNLWASISNNTLNYIALLLKQFPFKVAGKGQFKDEFVTAGGVPLSEISLNTMESKITTNLFFAGEVLNIDGITGGFNFQNAWTGGYIAGTAIGERAMEAL, from the exons ATGACGAGCTGCGGACTTGCTGCTCTAGTCCTCCGATTTGGCGCTGTCCATACACGTATAATCACTCGGGAACTGTGTCTCCGTTCTCAGAAAAGATTCAAGTCATCTTCCTCCTCGGTTGTCTGTGGTGTTCAACAG GTGAGTGAGCagttgttggtggtggtgggtGGTGGAGCGGCTGGTATCTATGCTTCGATTAGAGCAAAGAAAGTGGCTCCTCATTTGAGAGTGTTGGTTATTGAGAAGGGCAAACCTTTATCAAAG GTTAAAATATCTGGTGGAGGCAGATGCAATGTGACAAATGGGAATTTTCTTGACAAAATA GTTTTGTCTGAAAATTATCCTAGAGGCCACAAAGAACTACGAGGGTCTTTCTTTGATGTTCATGGTCCACAAGATACTATATGTTGGTTTTCAGATAAAGGCGTGGAACTTAAG ACTGAACCAGATGGAAGAGTTTTCCCAGTCAGCAACAGTTCAGCCACAATTGTAGATTGCCTTCTTCAAGAAGCAAGGAAGAGAGGAG TTATATTGCAGATAGGAAAAGTTGTTTCAGATGCATCGTGTAAGAATGATGGCAAATTTGTTCTCAAGGTTGAGAAACGAACTATTGATTTTGTTGAATATATTGAGGCAAATTATGTCCTAATTGCCACTGGGAGCAGCCAGCAG GGTCATAAGCTTGCAGCCCTGCTTGGACATTCTCTTGTAGATCCAGTGCCCAGCTTatttactttcaaaatcaatgaTGCCGACCTAGCAAGTTTGTCTGGG GTGACCTTCTCAAAAGTTAAAGCAAAATTGAAATTGGACAATGTTCAGAAGAATATTCCACATCTTACACAG GTGGGACCTATGTTAGTGACTCACTGGGGTCTTAGTGGACCAGTTATTCTGCGATTATCTGCTTGGGGAGCACGCCATCTATTCCTTTCCAGTTACACAG GGATGCTTTTTGTAGATTTTACACCTGACATTCACATAGAAGATGTGAAACGAATACTCTTTCAACACAAAGATCGGTTTCTG AAGCAAAAGGCA GGCAACTCGTTTCCTTCTGAATTTGATCTAGTGAAAAGATTCTGGAAATTTCTATTGGAACTTGAG tctATAGATGGGGATAATTTATGGGCTTCCATTTCAAATAACACCCTGAATTACATTGCTCTACTGCTAAAGCAATTCCCATTTAAGGTGGCTGGAAAG GGTCAATTTAAAGATGAATTTGTCACTGCCGGTGGAGTTCCCCTTTCAGAG ATTTCTCTTAACACCATGGAAAGCAAGATAACAACTAATCTATTCTTTGCAGGAGAG GTACTGAACATAGATGGAATTACTGGTGGATTCAACTTCCAG AATGCATGGACTGGTGGATATATTGCCGGAACAGCCATCGGCGAACGGGCAATGGAAGCTTTGTAA